CAGGCTCTTGAGCCCCGGTTGTGCCCATAATGAATTTTGATGGCTTCGTAAAAAGTCCATCTGCGGCGTTGCGCTGCATCCCCCGCCCCGTTAGATCAGAAACTCCGCATTAGGGGTATAGGGCGGGGATCTGATTTCCAAGAGGAAGAAATCGATACGAAACTTGACATTATCCGCCGGATCAAATCCTGATTTTTAAAATTTATTGGGACACAGATTTTCGCAGATAAACGCAGATAATTATTTTCTTTTTAGTTTATCCTGATAATCTGTGTACATCTGTGTCCAAAAAGGAATTTCCTATACAATCAAGTTAAGGATGTAGTCCCGATCATTCCCTTTCTAAAACAACGGAGTGCCTTCCGCTTTTTCTTGCCCATATAAAAGGCCCCCCTTTGGGCGGAAATCCCGGCAGAGGTAATTATGCCGATGGGATCAACCTTTTTTAATAACAAGCTGATGCCCTAAAAGATAGATCAAAATGACCACCAAGATAGCAATGACCAAAACCGAGATGATCACTTCTGCCCCGTTGCCGCCCACCTTCAGTTCATCCAGCTTTAAGGCCAATCGATGAATCTGCTCATTGCTGAGCTGGTTCAATCTTTGCTGGATTCCTTCCTCGGTAAACCCCAATTGCCGGAGCCTTTCGCTGATCATCTTCAATTCCAAAACTTTTTGGATCTTTTGCAGGTCCGCGGTCCGATCAAACTGGGCAACGGTCATCGCCTCCGATGGCGAAAGGCCTGCGTAAACCCGAGGGGTAATACCGATTACAAACATCGCAGATACCATGTACCAGATTACATAATTTCTCATTCTGCCCTTCATCTTAGCGCCACTCCCTTCAAAAATTTTTATGTTCCCCCTCACCCCATCCCTCTCCCCCAGCGGGGGAGAGGGGCAGAGTGAGGAGGCAGAATGTCAAGAAATTAAATGCGTTTGTATTAATTTACCCTAAAAAAGGAATCATGAAAAGAAGAAAAACGAAATTAGGACTATCGCGGGGAAATAAGTTTGTCTATAATTGGTTCTAAGATTATTCTTTATTCTTTCTCTATCAAAGTTTTGCAAGAAAAAATACGTTAATCCATTAATCCTTGAACCCTCAACTCCTCGAACCCTTTTTATAAAAAAGGAGAAGCCTATGAAAAAAAGCCAGATGGATGATCTGCGATGGGAGCGCTCCGGAGTCAAGCTTTCTCGCCATTTCGCCCTTGCAACCCGCAGGTTGCGGGAGAAGGCTCTACACCGTGACGATTATGATCCTGCCCGGCTATTCAAATGGGGGCAGATGATGGCTTTGGCTGTGGTGCGGATGATGGAAGGTGTGGAAAAGCGCTTTGGGGCGGAAGGCCAGGAAGTCATGACCAGAATCCTTACCGACCTGGGAAGGGAGATTGGCCGGGAAGTTCTTAAAGACCGTGAATTCCCCCCGGGAATGCGGCCGATCGAGGTCGTCTCTGCATTCGTGACCTATGTGAATGAGGAAGTCTGGGCTTCGCCGGAAGTCCCCAGAGTGGTAAGCGATGAGGAATGCACCTGTGACGTACTCTGGTGCCCCCATCAGGACCACTACAAGCCTTTTGACTGCCGGGTTCAGCGGTACATTGTCCAGGGCCTTCTTGAGGCTTTTCAGGAGAGTACGGAAATCGCTGCCGATGCCCGGTTCACCCAAATCATGCCCAAAGGTGCCGAGACTTGCCGCTTCGAGATCCGGCTTCCTTCCCCCGCAATGAAGGAACGAGAGTGGACCCAATATTCCGCCGAACTGGCTCAACGAGCCTTGGAAAGAATTTCCCACCCCTTCGCCACTGATCCGGAAAACAAAAAGAGCGTGGCTAAAAAATGTTAGAACGGAGTTGTCATGGACGGGAGAGTGAAAGAAGCAATTTTCAGACAGGTAGAAAGAGAGCCTTTTGCCCAGAAGTTCGGGCTGAAACTTACCGCCCTGGATGAAGGATATTCCAGGGTGGAGATGACTTTCACCCCGGACATGGAAAACATTTTTGGCCTGGCCCATGGTGGAGCTTTATTTGCCCTTATCGACGAAGCTTTTGAGACCGCCTCCAACTCTCATGGCACCATGGCCGTGGCCTTGAATATGAATATTACTTACGTGTCCTCCCCTGCTCCGGGAAGCAAGCTCACTGCCGAGGCCAAAGAATTTAGCCATACTGCCAAGACCGCCAATTACGACATCAAGGTGTTCGACGAGCAAGGGCACCTGATCACCTCTTGCCAGGCTCTGGTTTACCGGAAAGGAACACCCCTGCCTTTTCTCGCTTGAACTATCTGGGACGAAGACTTTCACAGATCCTCGCAGTAAAAAAGAGAATTCTTTAGGAAACTTTGTTCGGTTATAATTCTGATTCCTGTTTCCTGAGTTCTGTATTCTAACTTCTTGGCCTAAAAATCCTGAAAATATGCGTTTACCCTGTTAGATAGTAAACATCTAACAGGGTGAATCTGCGTCCAGAAATGATTGATCACCCTCTATTCAACACCTCCCGGCAGCGGCATAAAACTTCCAGGGTCTCGAATACATCTTCCAGCGGAACAAAGACAGGGATGGAACGCTGCTCTAAGAAAGCTTTGGCCTGTTCATAACGTTGCTTGTCTCCCGTGAAGCTCACGTAAATCGGCTTGTCGGGATAGCGGGAGGAAAGCTCCGGCAGGAAATTGTATTTTTCCGCCGGAACGTCCGGAGAAGCAAGCAGAATCGGGACAACCGCGTCCACACCCTCGTCCTGCAGAAGGGTTTCCACAACTGCTCTGTACCCTTCCACCCGGCCGGCAATCGGAGTGATGGCCGACATGTCCACCGGGTTGGATATGGTTACCCAAGAAGCGCTTATCTCCCGAAGCTTCTTGAGCGTCTTTTCCGAGTGGCAGGCCATCTTCAAACGCACGGATTCACAGGCGTCGGCCACGACCACGCCCAGGGCCCCTGAGGGAGCCAGCGAAGAAATGCGCCTCCCCGGGGGCAAGGGTTGAAAGGCAATCCCCTTGGCCACGTTGATCAGATCAAAGTATCTTCGTACCCGGGCGATTCCCGCTTGTCTGAAGGCTGCATCCCAAAGCGCATCATCCCCGGCCAGGGAAGCGGTGTGAGAAAAAGCCCTTTCGGCCCCGGCCTTTGTCCGCCCTCCTTTGAGAATGACCACCGGTTTTTTTCTGGTGACCTCCCGGGCCACTTCGAAAAAACGGCGAGCTTTCCGGAACCCTTCGACATACATCAAAACGGCTTTCGTCTCCGGGTCCTGTCCCAGGTATTCCAGGACTTCGGCGTCTTCCACGTCGATCTTATTGCCCAACCCAGCCACCCGAGCCACGCCAAAATTTTCCCCGGTCAGGATCCATTTCATGGTATGAGTGGCAAAATTACCGGTCTGGG
This region of Deltaproteobacteria bacterium genomic DNA includes:
- a CDS encoding PA2779 family protein, with the protein product MRNYVIWYMVSAMFVIGITPRVYAGLSPSEAMTVAQFDRTADLQKIQKVLELKMISERLRQLGFTEEGIQQRLNQLSNEQIHRLALKLDELKVGGNGAEVIISVLVIAILVVILIYLLGHQLVIKKG
- a CDS encoding PaaI family thioesterase, giving the protein MDGRVKEAIFRQVEREPFAQKFGLKLTALDEGYSRVEMTFTPDMENIFGLAHGGALFALIDEAFETASNSHGTMAVALNMNITYVSSPAPGSKLTAEAKEFSHTAKTANYDIKVFDEQGHLITSCQALVYRKGTPLPFLA
- a CDS encoding CoA-binding protein; the encoded protein is MAIIGASKTPGKAGNEILKNIVANGFAGKVFPINPSEEDILGFRTFRSVKDIPEPVDLAVFIVPAEKTLEPLQECAEKKVPAVVIASGGYAEVGHQGARLQEEILAVAKAAGMRIIGPNTSGLTSTPASLTTTFFPLGKIRRGPISYIAQTGNFATHTMKWILTGENFGVARVAGLGNKIDVEDAEVLEYLGQDPETKAVLMYVEGFRKARRFFEVAREVTRKKPVVILKGGRTKAGAERAFSHTASLAGDDALWDAAFRQAGIARVRRYFDLINVAKGIAFQPLPPGRRISSLAPSGALGVVVADACESVRLKMACHSEKTLKKLREISASWVTISNPVDMSAITPIAGRVEGYRAVVETLLQDEGVDAVVPILLASPDVPAEKYNFLPELSSRYPDKPIYVSFTGDKQRYEQAKAFLEQRSIPVFVPLEDVFETLEVLCRCREVLNRG